One genomic window of Sphingomonas sp. C3-2 includes the following:
- a CDS encoding M2 family metallopeptidase yields the protein MKSALSALALGTLLASAAPLYAQKADTRPAKALTAADADAFIAAAEKELFDYAVDASRVAWVNATYITDDTDALAAKSGAEGTEKSVRLALEAAKFQKVPGLSADTVRKLDILRGGIVLPAPTTAGAATELNEIATRLNSAYGKGRGTLDGKPIGGSDIEAEMGTSRNPAQLKEMWASWHDNVGAPMRQDYTRMVEIANKGAQELGYKDVGAMWRSGYDMPADDFAKLTDKLWAQVKPLYDELHCYTRTKLNEKYGDAVQPKSGAIRADLLGNMWAQEWGNIYDVVAPKGAGDVGFDIGELLKRRGDDPVKMVKIGEGFYSSLGFTPLPETFWKRSQIVKPADREVVCHASAWDIDNKDDIRIKMCTKVNSDDFVTIHHELGHNYYQRAYNKQPFLYLNGANDGFHEAIGDFVALSITPDYLVQIGLLKQNEVPSEDKDLGLLLRQAMDKVAFLPFGLLVDKWRWGVFSGQIPANHYNKAWTDLRLQYQGIVPPVDRSEANFDAGGKYHIPGNTPYTRYFLARILQFQFYKAACEQSGWKGPLHRCSFYGNKEVGAKLNAMLEMGASKPWPDALEAFTGTREIDGSAMISYFQPLMTWLKDQNKGKQCGW from the coding sequence ATGAAATCGGCTCTTTCCGCGCTTGCGCTGGGCACCTTGCTCGCCAGCGCCGCACCGCTTTATGCCCAGAAGGCGGATACCCGCCCTGCCAAGGCGCTCACCGCCGCTGACGCGGATGCATTTATCGCCGCGGCTGAAAAGGAACTGTTCGACTATGCGGTCGATGCGTCGCGCGTAGCCTGGGTCAACGCCACCTATATCACTGACGATACCGATGCGCTTGCCGCCAAGAGCGGCGCGGAAGGTACCGAGAAGTCGGTGCGCCTCGCGCTTGAGGCCGCCAAGTTCCAGAAGGTGCCGGGGCTGTCCGCCGATACGGTGCGCAAGCTCGATATCCTGCGCGGCGGCATCGTGCTGCCTGCGCCGACGACGGCGGGCGCCGCGACCGAACTCAACGAAATCGCGACGCGCCTCAACTCGGCCTATGGCAAGGGCCGCGGCACGCTCGACGGCAAGCCGATCGGCGGCTCGGACATCGAGGCCGAAATGGGCACCAGCCGCAATCCCGCCCAGCTCAAGGAAATGTGGGCCAGCTGGCACGACAATGTCGGCGCGCCGATGCGGCAGGACTATACCCGCATGGTCGAGATCGCGAACAAGGGCGCGCAGGAGCTTGGCTATAAGGATGTCGGCGCGATGTGGCGCTCGGGCTATGACATGCCCGCAGACGATTTCGCCAAGCTGACCGACAAGCTCTGGGCGCAGGTGAAGCCGCTCTATGACGAACTGCATTGCTACACCCGCACCAAGCTGAACGAGAAATATGGCGATGCCGTCCAGCCCAAATCGGGGGCGATCCGCGCCGATCTGCTCGGCAATATGTGGGCGCAGGAATGGGGCAACATCTATGATGTCGTCGCGCCCAAGGGGGCAGGCGATGTCGGCTTCGATATCGGTGAACTGCTCAAGCGTCGCGGTGACGATCCGGTGAAGATGGTGAAGATCGGGGAGGGCTTCTACAGCTCGCTCGGTTTCACGCCGCTGCCCGAAACCTTCTGGAAACGCTCGCAGATCGTCAAGCCGGCTGACCGTGAAGTGGTCTGCCACGCCTCGGCATGGGATATCGACAACAAGGACGATATCCGCATCAAGATGTGCACCAAGGTGAATTCGGACGATTTCGTCACGATCCACCACGAACTTGGCCACAATTATTACCAGCGTGCCTATAACAAGCAGCCCTTCCTCTACCTCAACGGCGCGAATGACGGCTTCCACGAGGCGATCGGCGATTTCGTCGCGCTGTCGATCACGCCCGATTATCTGGTCCAGATCGGCCTGCTCAAGCAGAACGAGGTTCCGTCCGAAGACAAGGATCTCGGCCTGCTGCTGCGTCAGGCGATGGACAAGGTTGCCTTCCTGCCCTTCGGCCTGCTCGTCGACAAATGGCGCTGGGGCGTATTCAGCGGCCAGATTCCGGCCAATCACTACAACAAGGCATGGACCGATCTGCGCCTGCAATATCAGGGCATCGTCCCGCCGGTTGATCGCAGCGAGGCGAATTTCGACGCGGGCGGGAAATATCACATCCCGGGCAACACGCCGTACACGCGCTATTTCCTTGCGCGCATCCTTCAGTTCCAGTTCTACAAGGCGGCTTGCGAGCAGTCGGGCTGGAAGGGGCCGCTCCATCGCTGCTCCTTCTACGGCAACAAAGAGGTTGGTGCGAAGCTCAACGCGATGCTCGAAATGGGCGCGTCCAAGCCCTGGCCCGACGCGCTTGAAGCCTTCACCGGCACAAGGGAAATCGATGGTTCGGCAATGATTTCTTACTTCCAGCCGCTCATGACATGGTTAAAGGATCAGAATAAGGGCAAACAATGCGGTTGGTGA